Proteins found in one Ctenopharyngodon idella isolate HZGC_01 chromosome 16, HZGC01, whole genome shotgun sequence genomic segment:
- the dap3 gene encoding LOW QUALITY PROTEIN: 28S ribosomal protein S29, mitochondrial (The sequence of the model RefSeq protein was modified relative to this genomic sequence to represent the inferred CDS: inserted 1 base in 1 codon; deleted 2 bases in 2 codons): MLLLCNFGKYIMSNMNLHKLSSRLRPTVTQKFRHLHIQGSGQQLEAVVVETSSAEPNPLSVFRTSEQDPACHSERHTGQYYTIXPAHIQKLFPHGLPPRFQLQVKTFNEGCVMVRPPALELMSYLKRADYSKPPLRYILYGDTGSGKTLSLCHALHYCYTQGWLILHIPDAHLWVKNCKELLPSSSRPSRFDQPIQASQWLKNFKITNERFLSKIKTTQRYVWTKRESTEEGRPLGELVDQGVNRMKSSSDVVGAVLRELRLQAGGATDGEGAFKLAVAVDGVNALWGKTSLKKEDKTMCEPEELTLIHNLRKMMKNDWSGGAILTALSQTGSLFKPRSAYLPNELLGEEGFDNMEPFVPVSVPNYNEKEFESCYLYYLDCNWLQHPHSRSEEGKKELIFLSNKNPSILERLCAAL; encoded by the exons ATGTTATTATTGTGTAATTTCGGCAAATATATAATGTCC AATATGAATCTGCACAAACTGTCCTCGCGTTTGCGTCCTACA GTCACACAGAAATTCAGACATCTCCATATCCAAGGAAGTGGCCAGCAGCTGGAGGCGGTTGTCGTGGAAACATCATCAGCTGAGCCAAATCCACTGTCAGTCTTCAGAACTTCAGAACAGGATCCA gcaTGCCATTCGGAAAGACATACTGGGCAGTACTACACAA CCCCAGCTCACATCCAAAAACTCTTCCCCCATGGACTGCCTCCACGTTTCCAGTTGCAG GTTAAGACGTTTAATGAAGGCTGCGTGATGGTGAGGCCGCCAGCGCTGGAGCTTATGTCCTATCTTAAAAGAGCTGATTACAGCAAGCCCCCCCTGCGTTACATACTCT ATGGAGATACTGGCTCTGGAAAGACCCTGTCTTTGTGTCACGCCCTGCATTACTGCTACACTCAGGGCTGGCTGATCCTGCACATACCTGATG CTCATCTGTGGGTCAAGAACTGTAAAGAGCTGCTACCCTCTTCTTCCCGCCCCTCACGCTTTGACCAGCCGATTCAAGCATCCCAGTGGCTGAAGAACTTCAAAATCACCAATGAACGCTTTTTATCCAAG ATAAAGACAACACAGCGATATGTGTGGACAAAGAGAGAAAGTACTGAAGAGGGGCGGCCTTTAGGGGAGCTTGTTGATCAG GGTGTGAATCGCATGAAGAGCAGCAGTGATGTGGTGGGTGCAGTGCTGCGAGAGCTGCGGCTGCAGGCAGGGGGTGCCACAGATGGCGAGGGGGCCTTTAAACTGGCCGTGGCTGTGGATGGAGTAAATGCTCTGTGGGGCAAAACATCTCTAAAAAAGGAGGACAAGACTATG TGTGAGCCTGAGGAACTGACTCTGATTCATAATCTGAGGAAGATGATGAAAAACgattgg AGTGGAGGTGCTATTCTCACAGCACTGTCTCAGACCGGGTCCCTGTTCAAGCCACGGTCTGCTTACCTTCCCAAC GAGTTACTAGGAGAG GAAGGGTTTGATAATATGGAACCTTTTGTGCCAGTTTCTGTGCCCAACTACAACGAGAAGGAGTTTGAGAGCTGTTATCTGTACTATTTAGAC TGTAACTGGCTGCAGCATCCGCACA GTCGATCtgaagaaggaaagaaagagcTCATCTTTCTCAGCAAcaaaaatccatccatcctgGAACGATTGTGTGCCGCCTTGTAA
- the gba gene encoding LOW QUALITY PROTEIN: lysosomal acid glucosylceramidase (The sequence of the model RefSeq protein was modified relative to this genomic sequence to represent the inferred CDS: deleted 1 base in 1 codon), with amino-acid sequence MRETALFILLTGVISIARADSKDCLALNFAHGSVVCVCNATYCDSMGRIVLPDSGQFLSYVSSKSGSRLVRSQGQFQKNSTGAALRITLNPSQKYQRIKGFGGAMTDAAAMNILSLSSGAQDQLLRQYFSPDGIEYRFVRVPVASCDFSTRLYTYADTPGDYDLQNFTLAKEDIHMKIPLLQRAQALSAQPLNLFASAWSAPAWLKTNDALTGKGSLKGKPGGKEHKTWAQYYIRFLEEYGKYNLSFWGLTSGNEPTAGEMTNYSFQALGFTPETQRDWIALDLGPALHSSSFPKTLLMILDDNRVLLPHWAKVVLSDVQAARYVHGIGVHWYLDRLVPPDITLTTTHHLYPEYFLFATEACSGWSPVDHGVRLGSWDRAENYAHDIIQDLNNYVTGWTDWNLALDQDGGPSWIKNFVDSPIIVDASKDVFYKQPTFYSMAHFSKFLWEGSQRVGVSFSQHTSLEISAYIRPDASAVFIILNRSEKEVQFEVWDQTLGFLPGSAAPHSILTLLWNRH; translated from the exons ATGAGAGAAACCGCTCTTTTCATTCTGCTCACTGGAGTAATCAGTATCGCAAGAG CTGACAGTAAGGACTGTCTAGCACTGAATTTCGCTCATGGTTCGGTTGTGTGCGTGTGCAATGCGACATACTGCGACTCGATGGGCCGGATTGTGTTGCCAGATTCCGGTCAGTTCTTGTCATATGTCAGCAGTAAATCTGGCAGCAGACTCGTGAGGAGTCAAGGCCAGTTCCAGAAAAACAGCACAGGTGCAG CTCTCAGAATCACTCTGAATCCCAGTCAGAAGTACCAGCGCATTAAAGGATTTGGAGGTGCCATGACAGATGCGGCAGCCATGAATATTCTGTCTCTGTCCTCTGGAGCTCAGGACCAGCTGCTCAGACAGTACTTCTCCCCAGACG GTATAGAGTACCGTTTCGTGAGAGTGCCAGTGGCCAGTTGTGATTTTTCAACTCGCCTCTATACATACGCTGACACCCCAGGGGACTACGATCTCCAGAACTTCACCCTTGCCAAAGAGGATATTCACATGAAG ATTCCCCTGCTGCAGCGGGCACAGGCTCTCTCTGCTCAGCCTCTCAATCTGTTTGCCAGCGCCTGGAGCGCCCCCGCCTGGCTGAAGACCAATGACGCACTGACTGGGAAGGGCTCACTCAAAGGCAAGCCAGGAGGCAAAGAGCATAAGACCTGGGCTCAGTACTACATTAG ATTTCTAGAGGAGTATGGGAAATATAATCTTTCATTCTGGGGGTTGACGTCAGGGAACGAGCCCACTGCAGGCGAAATGACAAATTACAGTTTTCAGGCTTTGGGTTTCACTCCGGAGACACAGCGTGACTGGATTGCCCTGGATTTGGGTCCAGCACTCCATTCCTCATCCTTTCCCAAGACCCTG CTTATGATCCTCGATGACAACCGAGTTCTGCTTCCACACTGGGCTAAAGTG GTTCTGAGTGACGTACAAGCAGCACGTTATGTCCACGGCATTGGTGTTCACTGGTACCTGGACCGTCTTGTACCTCCAGACATCACACTGACAACCACACACCACCTCTACCCAGAGTACTTCCTGTTTGCAACTGAGGCGTGTTCAGGGTGGAGTCCGGTGGACCATGGTGTGCGTCTGGGCAGCTGGGACAGAGCAGAAAACTATGCACATGACATCATACAG GACCTGAATAACTATGTGACAGGCTGGACAGACTGGAACTTGGCCCTTGATCAGGATGGAGGGCCAAGCTGGATTAAGAACTTTGTGGACAGCCCCATTATTGTGGACGCAAGTAAAGATGTCTTCTACAAGCAGCCCACCTTCTACAGCATGGCCCACTTCAG CAAGTTCCTGTGGGAGGGGTCACAGAGAGTGGGCGTGTCCTTCAGTCAGCACACCAGCCTGGAAATATCTGCCTATATCAGACCTGATGCCTCAGCAGTGTTCATCATTCTCAACAG GTCTGAAAAAGAGGTGCAGTTTGAAGTTTGGGATCAAACGCTGGGCTTTTTGCCAGGAAGTGCTGCACCTCACTCCATCCTCACACTACTGTGGAACAGACACTGA